One region of Seriola aureovittata isolate HTS-2021-v1 ecotype China chromosome 15, ASM2101889v1, whole genome shotgun sequence genomic DNA includes:
- the bckdk gene encoding 3-methyl-2-oxobutanoate dehydrogenase [lipoamide] kinase, mitochondrial produces MRPGLAGIAVEMLSGATCRARPRLGSLFLAPVTKTVSPMSNTESHRFRSTSSMQGFSELARERSKTVTSFYNQSAIDVSAEKASVRLTLATLLYSGKSPDGHHILSSAKYLHKELPVRIAHRIKGFRSLPFIIGCNPTILQVHELYIRAYHMLIDFPPIKDQDVEARFCKLVQQLLDDHKDVVTMLAQGFRECRRHIQDETIIRSFLDTTLCSRLGIRMLATHHLALNEDNPDFVGIICRRLSPKKIIEKWVDFARRLCEHQYGNSPRVRINGHVAARFPFIPLPLDYILPELLKNAMRATMESHLDTPYNVPDVVVTIANNDIDFVIRISDRGGGIPHNIIDKVMDYHFSTAEESAQDPRMSNLFNNITNSGNQSSPMHGFGFGLPTSRAYAEYLGGSLSIQSMQGIGTDVYLRLRHIDGKGESFRV; encoded by the exons ATGCGTCCGGGACTGGCGGGTATAGCGGTGGAGATGCTGAGCGGTGCTACCTGCAGGGCCAGGCCGAGGCTCGGCAGCCTCTTCCTGGCCCCCGTCACCAAAACAGTATCGCCGATGTCAAACACGGAGAGCCACAGATTTCGGTCCACGTCCTCGATGCAGGGATTTTCAGAGTTGGCAAGAGAGCGGTCGAAGACTGTCACATCGTTTTACAACCAATCTGCAATCGACGTTTCCGCAGAAAAG GCCTCAGTGCGACTGACCTTAGCGACCCTGCTGTATTCTGGGAAGTCTCCGGATGGACACCACATCTTG AGCAGTGCCAAGTACCTTCACAAGGAGCTGCCTGTACGAATCGCTCATCGCATCAAGGGCTTCCGGAGTTTGCCCTTCATCATTGGATGCAACCCCACCATTCTGCAAGTG CATGAACTGTATATCAGAGCCTACCACATGCTGATAGACTTTCCCCCG ATCAAAGATCAGGACGTGGAGGCTCGTTTCTGTAAGCtggtgcagcagctgctggacgACCACAAAGACGTGGTCACCATGCTCGCCCAGGGCTTCAGGGAGTGTCGCAGACACATCCAG GATGAGACAATCATCCGCAGCTTCCTGGATACAACGCTGTGCTCTCGTCTGGGAATCCGAATGTTGGCCACGCACCATCTTGCCCTGAATGAAGATAAT cctGATTTTGTCGGGATCATATGCAGACGTCTGTCTCCCAAAAAGATCATAGAGAAGTGGGTGGACTTTGCCAG ACGCCTGTGTGAGCACCAGTACGGCAACTCGCCCAGAGTGAGGATCAACGGACACGTGGCAGCTCGCTTCCCCTTCATCCCTCTGCCGCTGGATTACATCCTGCCCGAGCTCCTCAAGAACGCCATGAG GGCCACCATGGAAAGCCACCTGGACACCCCATACAATGTGCCTGATGTGGTCGTCACCATTGCCAATAATGACATTGATTTTGTCATCAG GATTTCAGACCGTGGCGGCGGCATCCCTCACAATATAATAGACAAGGTGATGGACTACCACTTCAGCACGGCTGAGGAGAGTGCACAGGATCCGCGCATGAGCAACCTCTTCAACAACATTACCAACAGCGGAAACCAGTCCAGCCCTATGCATGG GTTCGGCTTCGGCTTG
- the lrwd1 gene encoding leucine-rich repeat and WD repeat-containing protein 1, translated as MEKITEKLLLEKGSPQTNKLEQIKTLNLSKLGLKVQDLPVKLLSRLQSLERWDLSGNGLQEMPKNLKLPALRYLDLSDNQMEDVTTLESLSSLEELKTEDNLYITVSDNYKLMVLLPNLRIHNGKDIGANALHLRGVYSEVLRTRIIALWEKSFTLPDPMTAEKMSTLETNFVNTARQQIKFGPSSVTDFTKWKVEILAKEFLRSLTEPKTEPESSECTDKKENCEISTPTKRKNTTSEMDTNISLMPRKRLRADLPVSTAEDSPRKSSLRLKPLTQADTVRMSPRKRVQPPSTPTRGQTRAETPRKASKVPQTTEDGAQIKQKEDVNKKATKLQRDTDMLSTLQNCNKTQPLCLKPLHVLQCHSKQDNSEDFSTQLWACAFQPLPDSTGGGSRLVATCGGDSLCVIDCETGMVMKKYKVHGEEFFSLAWSTVMMSRGGGASAQHCSILAAGGKRGLVKLIHPRNNVAYGEFRASRKALSVLRFNHHQGNFLFTGSYDNKIVMWDIGGVDSQYNFKVVQLLVLEISTTPLHICLPPSSPSAQVLTACEDGLYCFNTQLGTNNSTKSRSKEMEITFPIYKKEDKDHDYHTVDGLSFLTDDIVASKNYMHDSIYLWSWSRTKAQRPDKKSMTVCAVVLAELQWTNTEIPYLALNTCPGQAYIVCGDDKGRLWTYHVTKLQKNSFQMGKPILPTEVLEWPMPVRKGLSQVEGPSINSVAMDPELRYLVALSDKNMVIVWKREESS; from the exons ATGGAGAAAATAACTGAGAAACTTCTACTGGAGAAAGGCTCTCCACAAACCAACAAACTGGAGCAAATCAAGACACTGAA TCTATCTAAGCTCGGGCTAAAGGTTCAGGACTTGCCAGTCAAGCTGCTGTCCCGTCTCCAGTCCCTCGAGCGATGGGATCTGTCTGGGAACGGACTGCAGGAGATGCCCAAGAACCTGAAGCTGCCTGCACTTCGCTACCTGGACCTCAGCGACAACCAGATGGAGGATGTTACGACTCTGGAGTCTCTAAGCAGTCTGGAAGAGCTCAAGACGGAGGACAACCTTTATATCACT GTGAGTGATAATTACAAGCTGATGGTGTTGTTGCCCAACCTGAGGATTCACAACGGTAAAGATATCGGTGCTAATGCCCTCCACCTGCGCGGCGTCTACAGTGAGGTCCTGAGGACGCGG ATAATTGCACTTTGGGAGAAGAGCTTCACTCTCCCAGATCCCatgacagcagagaaaatgtcCACCTTGGAGACAAACTTTGTCAACACTGCCCGTCAACAGATTAAATTTGGACCCAGTTCAGTCACTGACTTCACCAAATGGAAG GTGGAGATTCTCGCTAAGGAGTTCCTGCGTTCTCTGACAGAACCAAAGACGGAACCGGAGAGCAGCGAGTGTACTGATAAAAAAGAGAACTGT GAAATCTCTACTCccacaaagaggaaaaataccACATCAGAAATGGACACCAACATAAGCCTGATGCCTCGCAAAAGGCTGCGTGCAGATCTCCCAGTCTCAACAGCTGAAGACAGTCCTCGCAAATCTAGCCTCCGCCTCAAACCTCTGACTCAGGCCGACACTGTCAGGATGAGCCCCCGCAAGAGAGTTCAGCCTCCTTCTACCCCCACCAGAGGGCAGACACGGGCAGAGACACCCAGGAAAGCCTCAAAGGTGCCACAAACCACAGAAGATGGAGCTCAGATTAAACAGAAGGAAGATGTCAACAAAAAAGCCACAAAACTGCAGAGAGACACTGACATGCTGTCTACATTACAGAACTGCAATAAGACACAG ccacTGTGTCTGAAGCCTCTGCATGTCCTCCAGTGCCACAGTAAACAGGACAACTCTGAGGATTTCTCCACCCAGCTGTGGGCCTGTGCTTTCCAGCCGCTGCCAGATTCCACCG GTGGAGGAAGCCGTTTGGTTGCAACCTGTGGTGGAgactctctctgtgtgattgACTGTGAAACGGGGATGGTGATGAAGAAGTACAAAGTTCATGGCGAG GAGTTCTTCTCGCTGGCCTGgtccacagtgatgatgtctaGAGGAGGCGGGGCCTCGGCTCAACATTGCAGCATCCTGGCGGCAGGTGGAAAGAGAGGACTGGTCAAATTGATCCACCCCAGAAACAACGTAGCCTACGGGGAGTTCAGAGCCAGCCGCAAGGCGCTGTCTGTCCTCCGCTTCAACCACCACCAGGGAAACTTCCTCTTCA CGGGATCATACGATAACAAGATAGTAATGTGGGACATCGGTGGAGTGGACAGCCAGTACAACTTCAAAGTTGT TCAGCTGCTGGTGTTGGAGATCAGTACCACCCCTCTGCAcatctgcctccctccctcttcccccaGCGCTCAGGTACTGACTGCCTGTGAGGATGGCCTGTACTGCTTCAACACACAGCTCGGTaccaacaacagcacaaagag TCGGTCCAAGGAGATGGAGATAACTTTCCCCATATATAAGAAGGAAGACAAAGACCACGACTACCACACCGTTGACGGCCTAAGTTTTCTTACTGATGACATAGTGG CCTCCAAAAACTATATGCATGATTCCATTTACCtgtggagctggagcaggacCAAGGCTCAGCGGCCTGACAAGAAGAGCATGACAGTGTGTGCTGTGGTTCtcgctgagctgcagtggaCCAACACTGAGATTCCCTACCTGGCGCTCAACACCTGTCCGG GCCAAGCCTACATAGTGTGTGGTGACGACAAAGGCAGGCTGTGGACGTACCACGTCAccaaactgcagaaaaacagtttCCAGATGGGGAAACCCATACTGCCCACTGAG gTGTTGGAGTGGCCGATGCCGGTAAGGAAGGGCCTCAGCCAAGTAGAGGGCCCTTCCATCAACAGCGTAGCAATGGACCCTGAGCTACGCTACCTGGTGGCCCTCAGTGACAAGAATATGGTGATAGTGTGGAAACGGGAGGAGTCCTCCTGA
- the alkbh4 gene encoding alpha-ketoglutarate-dependent dioxygenase alkB homolog 4, translating to MMAPDSSDGATSCACKGIRRCLMCEKLKGKGQLEASEPQVVHHFHYNPETGLAIYKDAEAASFPFPGVFLWENFISEEEERELINTMDQDVWNQSQSGRRKQDFGPKVNFKKRKVRVGGFSGLPALSQKLVLRMQQEPSLAGFQPVEQCNLDYHPQRGSSIDPHLDDSWLWGERLVTINMLSNTTLTMSLEQGLPELGLGEEVRVAVHLPRRSLVVLYGEARHRWKHAIHREDVHERRVCSTYRELSAEFLLGGQQAELGVQLLNIALNFQGTPI from the exons ATGATGGCACCTGATAGCAGTGACGGTGCTACTTCATGTGCTTGTAAAGGCATCCGGCGGTGTCTCATGTGTGAAAAGTTGAAGGGAAAGGGACAGCTGGAGGCGAGTGAACCTCAG gTTGTACATCATTTCCACTACAATCCTGAGACGGGGCTTGCCATTTACAAAGATGCTGAGGCTGCATCCTTCCCCTTTCCTGGTGTCTTCCTGTGGGAAAACTTCATatcagaagaggaggagagggagctgaTAAACACGATGGACCAGGATGTGTGGAATCAGTCCCAGTCTGGTCGAAGGAAACAG GACTTTGGTCCAAAAGTGAACTTCAAGAAAAGGAAAGTGCGTGTGGGCGGCTTCAGTGGACTCCCTGCTTTAAGCCAAAAACTAGTGCTCAGGATGCAGCAAGAGCCAAGTCTAGCAGGCTTCCAACCAGTGGAGCAGTGCAATCTGGATTACCATCCTCAGCGAGGCTCCTCCATCGATCCACACCTAGATGACTCCTGGTTGTGGGGGGAGCGCCTGGTCACCATCAACATGTTATCAAACACTACACTAACCATGTCGCTTGAACAGGGTCTGCCTGAGTTGGGACTAGGAGAGGAAGTCCGTGTAGCTGTGCATCTTCCTCGCAGATCTTTAGTCGTGTTGTACGGTGAGGCGCGACATAGGTGGAAACATGCAATTCATAGGGAGGATGTTCACGAGCGCAGAGTTTGCAGCACTTACAGAGAGCTGTCTGCGGAGTTCTTACTTGGAGGGCAGCAGGCAGAGCTGGGAGTTCAGCTGTTGAACATTGCTTTGAACTTTCAAGGAACTCCGATATAA